One Pseudomonas sp. C27(2019) DNA window includes the following coding sequences:
- the pnp gene encoding polyribonucleotide nucleotidyltransferase, with the protein MNPVIKTFQFGESTITLETGRIARQACGAVLVSVNNDVTILCTVVGAKKADPSKDFFPLSVHYQEKTYAAGKIPGGFFKREARPSEKETLTSRLIDRPIRPLFPEGFSNEVQVICTVVSTSKKTDPDIAAMIGTSAALAISGIPFNGPIGAARVGFHPEAGYLLNPSYEQQAASSLDMVVAGTKDAVLMVESEAQELTEDQMLGAVLFAHEEFQVVVNAITELAAEVGKPRWEWQPKAENTELLAAVRDQFGAAISEAYGIIIKQDRYARLGEVREQAVAALASEVEGEGPTAAEVKDAFGEIEYRTVRENIVNGKPRIDGRDAQTVRPLAIEVGVLDKVHGSSLFTRGETQALVATTLGTARDAQFLDTLEGEKRDPFMLHYNFPPYSVGECGRMGATGRREIGHGRLARRSIAAMLPNPDDFPYTIRVVSEITESNGSSSMASVCGASLALMDAGVPMKAPVAGIAMGMVKEGDKFAVLTDILGDEDHLGDMDFKVAGTDKGVTALQMDIKIEGVTEEIMEIALNQAHVARITILEQMNQVLATSRTELSANAPTMIAMKIDADKIRDVIGKGGATIRAICEETDASIDIEDDGSIKIFGTTKEAAEAARERVLSITAEAEIGKIYNGKVERIVDFGAFVNILPGKDGLVHISMLSDERVEKVTDILTEGEMVDVLVLDVDNRGRIKLSIKDVAKAKAEQAEQA; encoded by the coding sequence GTGAATCCGGTTATTAAAACGTTTCAATTTGGTGAATCCACCATTACTTTAGAAACAGGTCGCATTGCTCGCCAAGCCTGTGGTGCTGTTTTAGTCAGCGTTAACAATGATGTCACTATATTGTGTACAGTGGTTGGTGCAAAAAAAGCAGACCCAAGCAAAGACTTTTTCCCATTGTCTGTGCATTATCAAGAAAAAACCTATGCTGCAGGTAAAATCCCAGGCGGTTTCTTTAAGCGTGAAGCGCGCCCATCAGAGAAAGAAACCCTGACCTCACGCTTGATCGACCGTCCGATTCGTCCGCTGTTTCCAGAAGGTTTCAGTAACGAAGTGCAGGTTATTTGTACGGTTGTGTCGACCAGCAAAAAGACAGATCCAGACATTGCTGCAATGATTGGTACCTCAGCGGCTTTGGCGATTTCAGGTATTCCATTTAATGGCCCAATTGGTGCCGCCCGTGTTGGCTTTCACCCAGAAGCAGGGTACTTGCTTAACCCAAGCTACGAGCAGCAAGCCGCTTCAAGCCTTGATATGGTGGTTGCTGGTACTAAAGACGCAGTATTGATGGTTGAGTCGGAAGCACAAGAGCTGACTGAAGATCAAATGCTAGGCGCTGTACTGTTTGCACATGAAGAGTTTCAGGTTGTGGTCAATGCCATTACTGAGCTGGCTGCAGAAGTAGGCAAGCCACGCTGGGAATGGCAGCCAAAAGCAGAAAACACTGAGCTGTTAGCGGCTGTGCGCGACCAGTTTGGAGCTGCTATTTCAGAAGCCTATGGCATTATTATTAAGCAAGACCGTTATGCGCGTCTCGGCGAAGTGCGTGAGCAGGCCGTTGCGGCGTTAGCCAGCGAAGTTGAAGGCGAAGGCCCAACTGCTGCAGAAGTTAAAGATGCTTTTGGCGAAATCGAATACCGTACCGTGCGCGAGAATATCGTTAATGGTAAGCCACGTATTGATGGCCGTGATGCCCAAACTGTAAGACCGCTGGCCATTGAAGTAGGTGTACTGGATAAAGTACATGGTTCATCTTTGTTTACTCGCGGTGAAACTCAAGCTTTGGTTGCGACCACGCTCGGTACGGCGCGTGATGCGCAGTTCCTTGACACCCTTGAAGGCGAAAAACGTGATCCGTTTATGCTGCACTACAACTTCCCTCCTTATTCGGTTGGAGAGTGTGGTCGCATGGGTGCAACCGGTCGTCGTGAAATCGGTCATGGCCGTTTAGCGCGCCGCAGTATTGCTGCGATGTTGCCAAACCCTGATGATTTCCCGTACACCATTCGTGTGGTTTCTGAGATTACTGAATCGAACGGTTCAAGCTCAATGGCTTCTGTCTGTGGTGCTTCGTTAGCACTGATGGACGCTGGTGTACCGATGAAAGCACCAGTGGCTGGTATTGCCATGGGTATGGTCAAAGAAGGCGATAAATTCGCAGTTCTAACCGATATTCTTGGTGATGAAGACCACCTCGGTGATATGGACTTTAAAGTAGCAGGTACCGATAAAGGTGTGACTGCACTGCAAATGGACATCAAAATTGAAGGTGTCACTGAAGAGATCATGGAAATTGCGCTGAACCAAGCGCACGTTGCCCGTATCACTATCCTAGAGCAAATGAATCAAGTGTTAGCGACTTCGCGCACTGAGTTGTCAGCCAATGCGCCGACGATGATTGCGATGAAGATTGATGCAGACAAGATTCGTGATGTGATCGGTAAAGGTGGTGCAACCATTCGCGCCATCTGCGAAGAAACAGATGCATCGATTGATATCGAAGACGATGGCTCGATCAAAATCTTTGGTACCACCAAAGAGGCTGCAGAAGCAGCACGTGAGCGTGTTCTGAGCATCACTGCTGAAGCTGAGATCGGCAAAATCTACAACGGTAAAGTTGAGCGTATTGTTGATTTTGGTGCGTTCGTTAATATCCTGCCAGGTAAAGATGGCTTGGTGCATATCTCAATGCTCAGCGATGAGCGTGTTGAGAAAGTCACTGATATCTTGACTGAAGGCGAGATGGTTGACGTGCTGGTACTGGATGTTGATAACCGCGGCCGCATTAAGCTGTCGATTAAAGACGTTGCAAAAGCAAAAGCAGAGCAAGCTGAACAAGCGTAA
- the rpsO gene encoding 30S ribosomal protein S15, which translates to MALSNDEKIQIINDYKQAEGDTGSPEVQVALLTFNINKLQGHFKANKKDHHSRRGLIRMVNQRRKLLDYLKGKDLGRYTTLIGRLGLRR; encoded by the coding sequence ATGGCACTTAGCAATGACGAAAAAATTCAGATCATCAACGACTACAAGCAAGCTGAAGGTGATACAGGTTCTCCAGAAGTACAGGTTGCACTTCTGACCTTTAACATCAACAAGCTGCAAGGTCACTTCAAAGCGAACAAAAAAGATCACCACTCACGTCGCGGCTTAATCCGTATGGTTAACCAACGTCGTAAGTTGCTTGATTACCTTAAAGGTAAAGATCTTGGCCGTTATACGACTTTGATTGGTCGTCTGGGCCTGCGTCGTTAA
- the truB gene encoding tRNA pseudouridine(55) synthase TruB, whose product MQQVKRKRRSVSGIIIFDKPYGFSSNGALQKVRWLLNADKGGHTGSLDPLATGVLPLCFGEATKFSRYLLDADKVYETTMQLGVTTNTADAEGEVLETREVNVSAADIEAVLPQFRGEIEQVPPMFSALKKDGQPLYKLARAGITVDRPARKVTINRLELLSCEGDQARILVSCTKGTYIRSLVEDIGAALGCGAHVAQLRRTQAGPFDLTHAVTLEELERLHEEGGAEALDACMIAVDSGLQDWPIVYLTENSSYFWLNGQPVRAQKAPLQGLVRVYNHNDEFIGVGEIDDDAMVAPRRLIRSQ is encoded by the coding sequence GTGCAGCAGGTAAAACGTAAGCGCCGCAGTGTCAGCGGCATTATTATTTTTGACAAGCCTTATGGCTTTAGCTCTAATGGCGCTTTGCAAAAAGTGCGTTGGTTACTCAATGCTGATAAGGGCGGCCACACTGGCAGTCTTGATCCTTTAGCAACCGGCGTGTTGCCATTATGCTTTGGTGAGGCGACGAAGTTTTCCCGCTATTTGCTCGATGCTGACAAAGTCTATGAGACAACCATGCAGCTGGGCGTTACTACTAACACTGCAGACGCTGAAGGTGAGGTGCTGGAAACACGCGAAGTTAATGTTAGCGCAGCTGATATTGAGGCTGTGCTGCCGCAATTTCGTGGTGAGATTGAGCAAGTACCTCCGATGTTTTCTGCACTAAAAAAAGATGGTCAGCCGCTGTACAAGCTTGCTCGTGCAGGTATTACGGTTGATCGTCCCGCGCGTAAAGTGACCATTAACCGCTTAGAGTTGTTGTCGTGCGAGGGTGATCAAGCACGTATTTTAGTGTCTTGCACTAAAGGCACTTACATTCGCAGCCTTGTTGAAGATATTGGCGCAGCACTGGGCTGTGGTGCACACGTTGCCCAGCTGCGCCGCACCCAGGCCGGCCCTTTTGATTTAACGCATGCGGTGACACTAGAAGAGTTGGAACGTTTGCATGAAGAAGGTGGGGCTGAGGCGCTGGATGCATGCATGATTGCTGTGGATAGCGGTTTGCAAGACTGGCCAATTGTTTATCTGACTGAAAACAGCAGTTATTTCTGGTTAAACGGTCAACCGGTACGCGCGCAAAAAGCCCCGCTGCAAGGTTTAGTGCGCGTATACAACCATAACGATGAATTTATCGGTGTGGGTGAGATAGATGATGACGCAATGGTTGCACCTAGACGCCTAATTCGGTCACAATGA
- the rbfA gene encoding 30S ribosome-binding factor RbfA: MAKQYSRTQRIGDQIQRELAILIPQEVKDPRLGLITITGVDVSRDIGHAKVYVTVMGENSAEVIKENLAVLKDTAGYLRMLLGKAMKLRSVPSLHFHYDESISRGAHLSALIEKAVSEDQRKAEPSGE; the protein is encoded by the coding sequence ATGGCAAAACAATACAGCCGTACCCAACGCATTGGTGATCAAATTCAGCGTGAGCTGGCGATTCTGATCCCGCAAGAAGTAAAAGATCCGCGTTTAGGTTTAATTACCATAACCGGTGTTGATGTCAGTCGTGATATTGGCCACGCTAAAGTGTACGTCACGGTGATGGGTGAGAACTCAGCTGAGGTGATTAAAGAAAACCTAGCAGTGCTTAAAGATACAGCCGGCTACTTAAGAATGTTATTGGGCAAAGCAATGAAACTGCGCAGCGTGCCGTCTTTGCACTTTCATTATGATGAAAGCATCAGCCGTGGCGCGCATTTGTCAGCGTTGATTGAGAAAGCAGTATCTGAAGATCAGCGTAAAGCTGAGCCAAGCGGAGAGTAA
- the infB gene encoding translation initiation factor IF-2 translates to MTQVTVKELAEVVKTPVESLLQQMKEAGLAHTRADQKVSDTEKQTLLTFLEKGSGSKADDSKKITLQRKTTTTLRAPGSKTISVEVRKKKTFVKRSAAEIEAEKQKDLAKLQAEQASKQAEQEKVKPAPVAEPVAEEPVVAAEPVVKKPEVAVEAPVAVEKSLPPVDITLPDVEAVAPPVDRKKDDAARRPAKRVDEDERRERKAAPRPAAKGKSSRVTDDEQTRRGGRNRGKSKKRANQHGFTSPAGPIVRDVQIGETITVAELAAQMSVKGVEVVKFMFKLGSPVTINQVLDQDTAVLIAEEMGHRVTRVSDNVIEEQFAESLKIDDGQTFHRAPVVTVMGHVDHGKTSLLDYIRRAKVATGEAGGITQHIGAYHVKTEGGMITFLDTPGHAAFTAMRARGAQATDIVILVVAADDGVMPQTVEGIQHAKAAGVPLIVAVNKIDKPEADVDRIKNDLAAYDVIPEEWGGDTQFVHVSAKVGTGIDTLLESVLLQAEVLELSATPSASGRGVVIESRLDKGRGPVASVLVQNGTLRQGDMVLVGVNFGRVRAMMDENGQPIKEAGPSIPVEILGLDGTPEAGDEVTVVVDERKAREIALFRQGKFREVKLARAHAGKLENLFESMGQEEKKVLNIVIKADVRGSLEALRGSLSELGNEEVEVCIVAGGVGGITESDANLALASNAVIFGFNVRADAGARKIVEQESLDMRYYNIIYDIIEDVKKALSGMLGSDVREKILGIAEVREVFRSPKLGAIAGCMVTEGQVHRNRPIRVLRDDVVIFEGELESLRRFKDDVNEVRAGMECGIGVKSYNDVKPGDKIEVFEKVEVARTL, encoded by the coding sequence ATGACACAAGTCACGGTGAAAGAACTGGCAGAAGTAGTGAAGACGCCAGTAGAAAGCCTATTACAACAAATGAAAGAAGCCGGTCTTGCGCATACTCGCGCAGACCAGAAAGTGAGTGATACTGAAAAACAAACGCTCTTAACCTTTTTAGAAAAAGGCAGTGGAAGTAAAGCTGACGATTCTAAAAAAATTACTTTGCAACGCAAAACCACAACAACGTTGCGTGCTCCTGGTAGTAAAACGATCAGTGTTGAAGTGCGCAAAAAGAAAACCTTTGTTAAGCGTAGCGCCGCAGAAATTGAAGCTGAAAAGCAAAAAGACCTCGCTAAGTTGCAGGCTGAGCAAGCAAGCAAACAAGCCGAGCAGGAAAAAGTTAAACCTGCACCTGTTGCAGAGCCTGTTGCTGAGGAACCAGTGGTTGCTGCGGAACCTGTTGTTAAGAAACCTGAGGTCGCTGTAGAAGCGCCTGTGGCTGTAGAAAAAAGCCTGCCGCCAGTAGATATTACCTTGCCCGACGTTGAGGCAGTTGCGCCGCCGGTCGACCGTAAAAAAGATGACGCAGCACGTCGTCCAGCCAAGCGTGTGGATGAAGATGAGCGTCGTGAGCGTAAAGCAGCGCCGCGTCCAGCAGCTAAAGGTAAGTCGTCACGCGTGACTGATGATGAGCAAACGCGTCGTGGTGGCCGTAATCGCGGTAAAAGTAAAAAGCGCGCCAATCAGCATGGTTTTACCAGCCCTGCGGGCCCGATTGTGCGTGATGTGCAGATCGGTGAAACCATCACTGTGGCGGAACTCGCCGCACAGATGTCGGTTAAAGGTGTTGAAGTCGTTAAGTTTATGTTTAAGCTCGGCTCGCCAGTGACGATTAATCAGGTGCTTGATCAGGATACAGCAGTATTGATTGCTGAAGAGATGGGGCATCGCGTTACACGTGTCAGCGATAACGTAATTGAAGAGCAGTTTGCAGAGTCATTGAAAATCGATGATGGCCAAACATTCCACCGCGCACCTGTGGTGACGGTTATGGGTCACGTTGACCACGGTAAAACTTCACTGCTTGACTATATCCGTCGTGCCAAAGTGGCGACCGGTGAAGCCGGTGGTATTACCCAGCATATCGGTGCTTATCATGTTAAAACCGAAGGTGGCATGATCACTTTCCTTGATACGCCGGGCCACGCCGCGTTTACTGCGATGCGTGCACGCGGTGCACAAGCAACTGACATTGTTATTCTGGTCGTAGCTGCCGATGATGGCGTGATGCCGCAAACAGTTGAAGGTATTCAGCATGCTAAAGCCGCTGGTGTTCCCTTGATTGTTGCTGTTAACAAAATCGATAAACCAGAAGCTGATGTTGATCGTATCAAAAACGATTTGGCTGCATATGATGTCATCCCAGAAGAGTGGGGCGGTGATACGCAGTTTGTTCACGTCTCCGCAAAAGTGGGTACGGGAATTGATACGCTGCTTGAGTCTGTGCTGCTGCAGGCTGAAGTTTTAGAACTCAGTGCTACGCCCTCTGCTTCAGGGCGCGGTGTGGTTATTGAGTCGCGCCTAGATAAGGGGCGTGGACCGGTTGCGTCTGTATTGGTGCAAAATGGTACTCTGCGTCAAGGCGATATGGTTTTAGTGGGTGTTAACTTTGGCCGCGTGCGCGCCATGATGGATGAGAACGGTCAGCCGATTAAAGAAGCAGGCCCGTCGATTCCTGTTGAGATTTTAGGTCTTGATGGCACGCCAGAAGCCGGTGATGAAGTCACCGTCGTGGTTGATGAGCGTAAAGCACGTGAAATTGCTCTATTCCGTCAAGGCAAGTTCCGCGAAGTTAAACTGGCACGTGCACATGCCGGTAAGCTCGAAAATCTTTTCGAGAGTATGGGGCAGGAAGAGAAAAAAGTACTCAATATTGTTATCAAAGCAGATGTGCGCGGTTCGCTTGAAGCACTGCGTGGTTCATTGTCTGAACTGGGTAACGAAGAAGTTGAAGTCTGTATTGTGGCGGGTGGTGTCGGCGGTATCACTGAAAGTGATGCAAACTTGGCCCTTGCTTCTAATGCGGTGATCTTTGGCTTTAACGTGCGTGCTGATGCAGGTGCACGTAAAATCGTTGAGCAAGAAAGCCTCGATATGCGGTATTACAACATCATTTACGACATTATCGAAGACGTTAAAAAAGCGCTTTCTGGTATGTTGGGCAGTGATGTGCGTGAGAAAATTCTGGGTATTGCCGAAGTGCGTGAAGTCTTCCGCTCACCTAAGCTGGGTGCAATTGCCGGTTGTATGGTTACTGAGGGACAGGTACACCGTAACCGACCCATTCGTGTCTTACGTGATGACGTGGTTATTTTTGAAGGCGAGCTAGAGTCTTTGCGTCGCTTTAAAGATGATGTCAATGAAGTTCGCGCTGGTATGGAGTGTGGTATTGGCGTGAAGAGTTACAATGACGTGAAGCCTGGTGACAAGATCGAAGTGTTCGAAAAAGTCGAAGTCGCACGTACGCTGTAA
- the nusA gene encoding transcription termination factor NusA, translated as MSKEILLVVESVSNEKSVPPALIFEALELALATATKKNYEDEVDLRVVIDRQTGNYETFRRWTVVDEADFDDPAHQLTIDMAEKRIENPSIGDVIEEKIESIVFGRIAAQTAKQVIVQKVREAERAQIVEAYRSKLGEIIFGTVKKVTRDNIIVDLGNNAEAILAREDIIPRETFRVGARVRALLQDIRSENRGPQLILSRTAPEMIMELFNIEVPEISEGLIEIMAAARDPGSRAKIAVRSKDKRIDPQGACIGMRGSRVQAVSGELGGERVDIVLWDDNPAQFVISAMSPAEVVAIIVDEDTHTMDIAVAEENLAQAIGRGGQNVRLASQLTGWTLNVMSQEEIQARQEEETGDVLQLFVKDLEVDEDLAQILVDEGFTSLDEVAYVPMEDMLNIEGFDEEIVTELRTRAKNCLLTRAIATEERLADVQPAQDLLDLTGMSKELAVELAVRGVLSREDLAEQSVDDLLDIDGMNEDRAGKLIMAARAHWFE; from the coding sequence ATGAGCAAAGAAATTTTACTGGTTGTTGAATCAGTCTCTAATGAAAAAAGTGTTCCGCCAGCGTTGATTTTCGAAGCGCTGGAGCTGGCATTGGCTACTGCTACCAAGAAAAACTACGAAGATGAGGTTGACTTGCGCGTAGTGATTGATCGGCAGACGGGTAATTATGAAACCTTCCGTCGTTGGACAGTGGTTGATGAAGCTGATTTTGACGACCCTGCACATCAGTTGACCATTGATATGGCTGAAAAGCGTATCGAAAATCCAAGCATTGGCGATGTGATTGAAGAGAAAATTGAATCCATTGTGTTTGGACGTATTGCGGCGCAAACAGCTAAGCAAGTGATCGTGCAAAAGGTGCGTGAAGCTGAGCGTGCGCAGATTGTTGAGGCCTATCGTAGCAAGCTGGGCGAGATTATTTTTGGCACGGTAAAAAAAGTAACCCGTGACAATATTATTGTTGATTTAGGCAATAACGCAGAAGCAATTCTAGCGCGTGAAGATATTATCCCGCGCGAAACTTTCCGTGTCGGCGCGCGCGTGCGTGCGCTGCTGCAAGATATTCGCTCCGAAAACCGTGGTCCGCAACTGATCCTGTCGCGTACAGCCCCAGAAATGATTATGGAATTATTCAATATTGAAGTTCCAGAGATTTCCGAAGGTTTGATTGAGATTATGGCTGCGGCACGCGACCCAGGCTCGCGCGCTAAAATTGCTGTTCGTTCTAAAGATAAGCGCATTGATCCGCAAGGCGCTTGTATTGGTATGCGCGGTTCGCGTGTGCAAGCCGTATCTGGCGAACTCGGTGGTGAGCGTGTTGATATCGTGCTGTGGGATGACAATCCAGCACAGTTCGTGATCAGTGCAATGTCGCCTGCTGAAGTGGTAGCCATCATTGTTGATGAAGATACCCACACCATGGATATCGCTGTTGCTGAAGAAAATCTAGCGCAGGCGATTGGTCGTGGCGGTCAAAACGTGCGCTTGGCTTCCCAGCTCACAGGCTGGACTTTGAATGTAATGAGCCAAGAAGAAATTCAGGCGCGCCAAGAAGAAGAGACAGGCGATGTCCTGCAGCTCTTTGTTAAAGACCTTGAGGTCGATGAAGATCTAGCACAGATTCTCGTCGATGAAGGTTTCACCAGTTTAGATGAAGTCGCTTATGTTCCTATGGAAGATATGCTCAACATCGAAGGTTTCGACGAAGAAATTGTTACTGAGCTGCGTACGCGGGCTAAAAACTGTTTGTTAACTCGCGCAATCGCAACGGAAGAAAGGCTGGCTGATGTCCAACCAGCACAAGACTTGCTCGACTTAACGGGTATGAGCAAAGAGCTGGCTGTAGAGCTGGCCGTTCGTGGTGTGCTCAGCCGCGAAGACCTAGCAGAGCAGTCAGTTGATGACTTGCTTGATATCGACGGCATGAATGAAGATCGTGCCGGTAAGCTGATCATGGCCGCCCGCGCCCACTGGTTTGAATAA
- the rimP gene encoding ribosome maturation factor RimP yields MTSKLEQLQDILTPVVEALGYQCWGIEYISQGRHSVLRVYIDHENGILVENCATVSRQLSAVLDVEDPISSEYTLEVSSPGLERPLFTLEQFAAFVGDQVKIKLRSPVEGRRSFQGLIRSVEDQDVVVQMGEFEYLLPIDLIEKANILPNFE; encoded by the coding sequence ATGACGAGCAAGCTGGAACAGTTGCAGGACATATTGACGCCAGTGGTTGAAGCGCTGGGCTATCAGTGTTGGGGTATTGAGTATATCTCTCAAGGCCGCCACTCAGTGCTGCGCGTATATATTGATCATGAGAATGGGATACTGGTTGAGAATTGTGCGACAGTCAGTCGCCAGCTGAGTGCTGTGTTGGATGTTGAAGATCCGATCAGCTCTGAGTACACGCTGGAGGTTTCTTCCCCAGGCCTTGAACGCCCACTCTTTACCCTTGAGCAGTTTGCTGCTTTTGTGGGCGATCAGGTGAAGATAAAGCTGCGCTCTCCAGTAGAAGGTCGTCGCAGTTTTCAAGGGCTGATTCGATCAGTAGAAGATCAAGATGTTGTGGTGCAGATGGGTGAGTTTGAGTATTTGCTGCCAATTGATCTGATTGAAAAAGCGAACATACTTCCGAACTTTGAATAA
- the secG gene encoding preprotein translocase subunit SecG, translated as MQKNLVRFVALREVKMLETVIIIVHLVVAIGVVGFVLIQQGKGADAGASFGSGASGTVFGSQGSSSFLSRFTAVLAAVFFATSLGLAFYAKDRASSITQLGLPDPVLLEVPQQEQSVLEDIPQVESQAPAASDGDVPVVD; from the coding sequence ATGCAAAAGAATTTAGTGCGATTTGTCGCGCTGCGGGAAGTTAAAATGCTGGAAACAGTCATAATCATCGTTCATTTAGTTGTTGCTATTGGTGTTGTAGGTTTTGTCCTGATTCAGCAGGGTAAAGGCGCAGATGCTGGTGCTTCATTTGGCTCAGGCGCTTCAGGTACTGTGTTTGGCTCTCAGGGGTCAAGCAGCTTTTTAAGTCGTTTTACCGCAGTGTTAGCAGCCGTGTTTTTTGCAACAAGTTTAGGTCTTGCGTTTTATGCAAAAGACCGTGCAAGCAGTATTACCCAGCTTGGTTTGCCTGATCCGGTGCTGCTAGAAGTACCACAGCAGGAGCAGTCAGTGCTTGAAGATATACCTCAAGTTGAAAGTCAAGCGCCTGCAGCAAGTGATGGTGATGTGCCTGTAGTTGATTAG
- the glmM gene encoding phosphoglucosamine mutase, giving the protein MARKYFGTDGIRGRVGTDPITPEFMLKLGWAAGMAFRKQGKCRILVGKDTRISGYMFESALQAGLSAAGADVMLLGPMPTPAVAYLTRTFHAEAGIVISASHNPHYDNGIKFFSADGTKLPDAVELMIEELIDTPMTVAESEQLGKASRVTDAAGRYIEFCKSSVPTSTSFSGLKIVVDCAHGATYRVAPSVFRELGAEVIAIAAEPDGLNINDGVGSTSLGPLQKAVVEHGADLGIAFDGDGDRVQMVDHTGAVVDGDELLYIIATDIQERDRLPEGSGVVGTLMTNLGLELALKERGIPFIRAKVGDRYVMAQMQEHGWVLGGENSGHVLCAQHATTGDAIIAALQVLLALRRRGHSLAKERLAWKKLPQVLINVRFSGDVDPVNDAKVQAACDEVTTAMAGRGRVLLRKSGTEPLVRVMVEGDDEGLVMRHAQHLAEVVKAVCG; this is encoded by the coding sequence ATGGCAAGAAAATATTTTGGTACGGATGGTATTCGCGGACGCGTTGGTACTGACCCTATTACCCCTGAGTTTATGTTAAAGCTGGGTTGGGCGGCGGGCATGGCTTTCCGCAAGCAAGGCAAGTGCCGCATATTAGTCGGTAAAGACACGCGTATTTCGGGCTATATGTTTGAATCAGCACTGCAAGCCGGTTTGTCTGCGGCAGGTGCCGATGTAATGCTGTTAGGGCCAATGCCGACACCGGCTGTTGCGTATTTAACACGCACCTTCCACGCCGAAGCAGGTATTGTGATCAGTGCTTCGCATAACCCGCATTATGATAATGGTATTAAGTTCTTTTCCGCTGATGGGACCAAGTTGCCAGATGCCGTCGAGCTAATGATTGAAGAGCTGATTGATACACCGATGACTGTGGCTGAGTCAGAGCAGCTGGGTAAAGCTTCGCGGGTGACGGATGCGGCGGGTCGTTATATTGAATTTTGCAAAAGCAGCGTGCCAACCAGTACCAGTTTTTCTGGCTTAAAGATTGTTGTTGATTGTGCGCATGGTGCGACCTATAGGGTTGCACCCAGCGTATTCAGAGAGCTTGGGGCTGAGGTGATCGCTATTGCTGCCGAGCCAGACGGTTTAAATATCAATGATGGCGTAGGCTCAACCAGTTTGGGGCCTTTGCAGAAAGCCGTGGTAGAGCACGGTGCGGACTTAGGTATCGCTTTTGATGGTGATGGTGATCGTGTGCAGATGGTTGACCATACCGGCGCGGTGGTGGATGGCGATGAGTTGTTGTATATCATAGCCACTGACATACAAGAGCGGGATCGTCTGCCAGAAGGTAGCGGTGTGGTCGGAACACTAATGACGAATCTGGGCCTAGAGCTTGCGCTGAAAGAGCGCGGTATTCCGTTTATTCGCGCTAAAGTGGGTGACCGCTATGTGATGGCGCAGATGCAAGAGCATGGCTGGGTGTTGGGTGGAGAAAACTCAGGACATGTTCTCTGTGCGCAGCATGCCACCACCGGTGATGCCATTATTGCGGCACTGCAGGTGTTGCTAGCTTTGCGCCGCCGCGGGCATAGCCTGGCTAAAGAGCGTTTGGCATGGAAGAAATTACCGCAAGTGCTGATTAATGTACGTTTCTCTGGTGATGTAGATCCAGTAAATGATGCAAAAGTGCAGGCCGCATGTGATGAAGTAACAACAGCTATGGCGGGGCGCGGCCGTGTATTGCTACGCAAGTCTGGCACCGAGCCCTTAGTTAGGGTGATGGTTGAGGGCGATGATGAAGGCTTGGTGATGCGCCATGCGCAGCACTTGGCTGAAGTTGTAAAAGCGGTATGTGGTTGA